AAGAACTCGGGGCACTGCGGGGCGCCGCGGAACGCGGGGGTGGCCCAGGCGCGCGGCCGCTTCATCATGTTCCTGGACAGCGACGACACCCTGGACCGGCACGCCTGCCGGAACATGGTGGCCGAGGCCGAGCGGACCGAGGCCGACCTGGTGATCGGCCGCTGCGTGCGGGTCGACGTGGCGACCGGCCGGGAGACCTCGTGGATGCCGTGGCTGGTCCACCAGAAGGTGGTGTACTCGTCCATCCACGAGCAGCCCGACCTGCTCTACGACGTGCTCTCCACCAACAAGCTGTACCGCAAGGACTTCCTGAAGCGGGAGAACCTGGTCTTCCTGGAGGACCGGCTCTACGAGGACAACCTCTTCTCCGCCTCGGCCTACCTGGCGGCCAAGAAGATCGCGGTCATCCCGCAGCGGATCTACAACTGGATGATCGAGACCAAGGCGGCCAACCTCTCGATCACCCGCCGCGCCGCCGACCTGCGCAACATCACCGACCGGATCGCGGTCACCAAGCAGATCGACGAGCTGCTGCACGCGCACGACGCCGACGAGCTGCGGTTGCAGAAAGACATCCGGTTCATCGAGAACGACCTGCGGGTGCACCTGGCCCGGCTCAGCCAGCTGCCCGAGGAGAACCAGCAGGCCCTGGTCGAGACCGCGCGGCCGTACGTGCAGACACTCCAGGAGGAGGCGTTCCGGCGGGCCAAGCCGCTGCCCGCGATGGCCGCCTACCTGGTCCGGCAGGGTGACCACCGGGGCGTCGCCGCGGTGCACGACTACCTGGTGAACCGCGGGATCAAGGCCCGGCTCACCACCGACCTGGTGATCGACGGCGGCCGGGTGTACTGGACCGACCGGCACCTGGACGACGCGCTGGGCCGCGACGTCCTGGACGTCACCGAGATGGGCTTCCAGGACCGGCCGATCAGCAAGCTGCGGCTCGGCAGCGAGATCCGCGAGGTACGCCTGTCCGGCGAGAAGGTCGTCCTGACCGGCGTCTTCACCAACCCGCTCGGCCGGATCGGCGCGGAGGGCAAGCCGAAAGCCCGGCTGATCTTCGAGAACCGGCGGAACAAGCAGCGCTCGTTCGCCACCGGGGTGAAACTGGCCGTCGGCGAGCACCGGGTCACCTGGACCGCGTCGTTCGACTCGGCCGCGCTGCTGCGCCCGGTCGGCCTGGTCGACCCGGTGTGGTCGGTCAAGCTGGCGCTGCACACCGGCGGCGAGGTCGCCAACCTGGCGCTGTTCGCCGACCCCGAGGTGATGGACCAGCTCAAGCTGCCGACCCGCCCGCGGCTGAGCCGGCTGACCGCCGACGTCTTCGAGGCGTACCAGGCGGACGGCCTGAACATCGCGTTCCGGCTGGCGGCCGAGGGGTCCGCGGCCAAGGCCGGCGCCTCGGTGATCACCGCGGTGCGCGACACCCACCTCGGCGACCGGGCCTGGGGCCTGGTGGCCGAGTTGCAGCGGACCACCCGGCAGAAGAAGAACCAGCGCGCCACCAAGCTGTCCTGGTACGAGAACGTCTTCACCAAGATGCCCATCAAGAAGGGCAGCGTGGTCTTCGAGAGCCACATGGGCAAGCAGTACTCGGACAGCCCGCGGGCGATCTACGAGGAGATGAAGCGGGCCGGGATCAAGTTCGACCCGATCTGGGTGCACGCCGACCCCAACCCGACCGGCTTCCCCAAGGACGTCAAGCTGGTGCATCGGCAGTCGTACGCGTACCTGCGCGCGCTGGGCACCGCCGAGTTCTGGATCGACAACCAGGGCTTCCCGCACGACCTGCGCAAGCGGGCCGGGACCACGTACATCCAGACCTGGCACGGGTCGGCGTTCAAGCGGATGGGCTTCGACCAGGCCGCCGTGAAGCAGCAGACCGAGAAGCAGCAGGAGCGGCTCCAGACCGCGATCGACCGGTTCGACTACTTCCTGGTGCGCTCCGAGCACGACGTGCGCACCCTGGCCAAGGGCCTGCGGATCGGCGCCGAGCTGCTACGCGTCGGCTACCCGCGCAACGACGCCCTGGTGAACAACGACAACCAGGCCGAGCTGGCGCAGCTGCGCAAACAGCTCGGCCTGACCGACGGGCGCAAGGTGGTGCTCTACGCGCCCACCTTCCGGCCCGAGGAGGTCAACCGGAAATCCGGCCTGGAGCTGCCGTTCGACCTGGGCGACTTCGTGCACCGGTTCGGTGAGGAGGTGGTGCTGCTGATCCGCCCGCACTACCTGGTCTCGTTCGCGCTCCCGCCGGCCTACGAGCACTCGGTGCGCAACGTGCAGCACGTGCACGACGTGACCCCGCTGATGCAGATCGCCGACGCGCTGATCACCGACTACTCGTCGCTGATGTTCGACTATTCGCTGCTCGACCGTCCGATGATCTTCCACGTCCCGGACTACGACGACTACGTCAACACCAGCCGGGGCGCCTACTTCGACCTGGCCACCACCGCGCCGGGCCCGATCACCCAGACCTCGGACGAGCTGCTGGCCGCGGTCGCCGACCTGGACGGGAACCTGACGGCGTACGCCGCCAAGCGCCGGGAGTTCGTGGCCGAGTACGGCGAGTTCGACACCGGCCAGGCCGCGAAGGCCGTGGTGGACCACTTCTTCCGGACGGGGAACCGGCGTGGCTGACAACCGAGACGTCTTCCTGGTCGTCAACAGCGTCGACGAGCTGGGCGGGCTGACCAAGTGGGCGCACGACATCGCCCACCTGTTCACCGCCCGTGGCCACCGGGTCACCATGATCGGCGTCGAGCCGGCCACCGACTTCCGGGACTACGGCAGCGACCTGCCGTTCGAGAAACACACCCTGCACGCCGAGAAGCTGCCGCGCCGGCACAAGGTCACCGGCCTGGCCGCGCTGAACCCGGCGCACGCCCGGCAGGTCCGCCGGCGCGAGCAGCTCTTCGAGGGCGGGGTGGCCCGGCTCAACGAGCTGCTGCGCACCGGCGGTCCCGGTTCGGTGGTGATCGCCGCGCAGGTCTGGGCGGCCGAGTGGGTGGTCGCCGCGGACACCACCGGCATGCACGTGATCGGCATGTCCCACGAGTCCTGGGCGGCGTGCAAGGCGAGCAGCCGGTTCCCCCGGGTGCTCAAGTACTACGGCGACATGGACATGCACCTGTCGCTGACCGAGGCGGACTCGGACGCCTGGGCCCGGTCCGGCATGTCGAACGTCGGCGCGATGCCGAACCCGTTGATGACGGTGCCGAAAACCAAGCCGACGCTGGACGAGAAAACCCTGGTCACACTCGGCCGGCTGAACCACGAGAAGGGCATGGACCTGCTCCTCGAGGCGTGGGCCCCGGTCGCCGCCCGGCACCCGGACTGGCAGCTGAAGGTCTTCGGCGCCGGGCCGGACGAGCAGATCCTGCGCACCCAGGCCCGGGACCTCGGCCTGGACGACACGGCGATCTTCCAGGGCACCACGACCGACATCGACGGCGCGCTCAGCTCCGCCTCGGTCTACGTGCTGCCGTCGCGGGCCGAGGGCTTCCCGATCGCGGTGATGGAGGCGATGGCGTACGGCCTGCCGACCGTGGCCTTCGACTGCGCCCCGGGCATCCGGGAGCTGATCGAGGACGAGGTCAGCGGCGGCCTGGTGGTCACCGCGGGCAACGTGCCGGGCTTCACCGCCGGGATCGAGCGGCTGATCGACGACCGGGAGCTGCGGGCCAAGCTGGGCTCGGCCGGCCGCGAGTCGGTGCAGCGGTACAGCCCGGACAGCATCATGGACCGCTGGGAAGCCGTCTTCACCCTGCTGGACAGGTAGCCGGCTAGCCGCCGATGAGCAGGCGGCGGATGGGGGCCAGGCGGGTGGGGTCGGTGATGCGGCGGCCGTCCACCAGCACCGTCACACCGGGCAGGTCGGCGGGGGTGAGGGTGCGGTACTCCGCGTGGTCGGCCTGCACGATCGCCGCCTCGACCGGCTCGCCGGTCCAGGCCGGCAGGCCCAGCGCGGTCAGCTCGGCCTCGCTGTACATCGGATCGGCGACGTACGCCGTGGCCCCGCGCCGCCGCAGCTCGGCGACCGTGGGAAAGACCCCGGAGAACGCCGTCTCCTTCACCCCGCCCCGATAGGCCGCGCCGAGCACCAGCACCGCCCGGCCGGTCAGCGGCCCCAGCGCGGCGGCGAGCAGGTCGACCGCGTACCCGGGCATCCCGGCGTTCGCCTCCCGGGCCGCCCGGACCACGGTGGCCGCCGGGTCGTTCCACAGGTACAGCCGCGGGTAGACCGGGATGCAGTGCCCGCCGACCGCGATCCCGGGCGTGTGGATGTGGCTGTACGGCTGCGTGTTGCACGCCTCGATCACCGCGTGCACGTCGATGCCGAGCGTGCCGGCGTACCGGGCGAACTGGTTGGCCAGCCCGATGTTCACGTCCCGGTACGTCGTCTCGGCCAGTTTCGCCAGCTCGGCGGCCTCGGCACTGCCCAGGTCCCAGACGCCGTTGGGCCGGGACAGGTCGGCGCGCTCGTCGAAGTCCAGCACCGCCCGGTAGAACGCGACCCCGCGCGCCGCCGACGTGGCGTTCACCCCGCCCACCAGTTTCGGGTACTTCCGCAGGTCGGCGAAGACCCGCCCGGTGAGCACCCGCTCCGGGCTGAACACCAGGTCGAAGTCCTCGCCGGCGACCAGGCCGGAGCCCTCGCGCAGCAGCGGCGCCCAGCGCTGCCGGGTGGTGCCGACCGGCAGCGTGGTCTCGTAGCTGACCAGCGTCCCGGGGCGCAGCCCGCGGGCGATGTCCCGGGTGGCCGACTCCATCCAGCCGAAGTCCGGCTGCCCGCCGTCGTCGACGAAGAGCGGCACCACCACCACGACGGCGTCCGACCGGGCGACCGCCGCGCTGGTGTCGGTGGTCGCGGTGAGCAGGCCGGCGGTGACCGCCTCCTTGAGCCGGATGTCCAGGTCGGCCTCGCCGGGGAACGGGACCAGGCCCTCGTTCACCGACCGGACGGTCGGCTCGGCCACGTCGGCGCCGAGCACGGTGTGCCCCTTGCCGGCGAACTGGACGGCGAGCGGCAGTCCGATCTTGCCCAGGCCCACCACGCAGATCCTCATCCGACCCTCTCCTCCAGCAGTCCCCGGTAGACGTCGATCAGCACCTCGGCCTGGCTGTCCCAGGTCCAGGTATCGAGCAGGCCGGGCTTCTCGTACGCCGCCCGGTAGGCCTGCGGGTCGGCCAGCACCTGCCGCACCGCCCGCAGGTAGTCGTCCAGATCCTGGGCCCGGAACACCTCGCCCTGCCCGGTCTCCCGCACCGCCGCGGCCATCGTCCGCACGTCGCTGACCACCAGCGGCAGCCGGGCGTGCGAGTACTCGAAGAACTTGGTGATCAGCGCGATCTCGTGGTTCGGCCAGTGGTGGATCGGGATCACCCCGGCGTCCGCCCCGGCCAGCATCGGCACCACCTGCCAGTGCGGCACGTAGGAGAGGATGTGCAGCCGGTCCCGGACGCCGAGCTCGCCGGCCCGCTTGCCCAGCCCGGTCAGGAACGCGCCGTGGTGGTTGTTGGTGACCAGCGCGACATGCACGCCGGGCTGCCGGGGCAGCGCCTCGACCATGATGTCCAGGCCGCGTTGCGGAGCGGCGGCGCCACTGTAGACCAGCAGCGGGGTGTCCGGGCCGACGCCGCACATGGCGCGCAGGTCCGCGCCCGGCTCGGCGGGCTCCTCCGGCCCGTGGTCGAAGGCGGGCGCGTTCAGGATCACCCGGGGCGTGCCGCGCAGGCCGTGCGCCGTGCGCAGCATGCCGGCCAGGTCGTCGGAGACCGTGGTGACCGCGTCGGCGTACGGCGCGTACTCCCGCTCGTGCGCCATGTGCCCGAGCCGCCAGCGGGCGTGCTCGGTCCACGGGCGGACCCCGGGCAGGAACTCGTGCGCGTCCCAGACCAGCTTGACGTCGCGCCCCCGGGCCCGGGCGCGGATCTTGGCGCGGGCGCCGACGCCGAGCATCCGGAAGTCGTTGGCGTGGATCAGATCCGGATCAAGACCATCGACCACCTTTCCGTACGCCAGCTCCCAGTCCCACAGCCCGGGCTCGATCCGCCGCCACGACCGGTCGCCCAGCGTGGCCTGCCAGAACCAGGTGTAGAGCCGGTCGGCCGGGGTGTCCAGCCGCTTGCGGGCGGCCCGCGACCGGGTGGTCTGCCGCCGGCGCAGGGTCACCCACTTGCCGGTGGCCCGGGCGGCCAGCGACTCGGCCCGCAGCAGTGCCGCGGCCGGCCCCTGCGGCCCCATCGCCCGGCGCACCTGGAGGTCGGCCTTCCACGCCTTGACCGCCTGGGCCCGCTGCGTGCCGACCCCGGTCGGCGGGTACGCCAGCGGCGCCGCCACCCAGGGCCGGCGGAACTCGTGCGGGCGCTTGTGCAGGGGCGTCGGCATCGGCACCAGCCGGACCTGCGCCGGCCCGAGGGTCCAGGTGTGCTCCTTGCCGTCCGGCGACCGGCCCAGCAGGGTCACCTCGAAACCGGCCTCGGCGGCCGACCGGGCCTGCTTCTGCACCCGCGAGTCGCCGTGCACGCCGTTGTCGACGAGCATGACGATCCGCTGCCCGGCCTCGGCCCCGTCCATCGCGCTCTCTTTCCGTCGAAAAATCCACGTCGGAGGCGGAATGTTCTCCGCAAAACGTATGATTCGTCACCAAAGGTAACCGCCGAACCGGGCGCTTTCCGGATACGACATGGGCTGAACCAGCATGAAAAGACCGCACCCCTCGATCGGCCGGCGCTGGGCCCGGGTGACCGGCCCCCGCCGGCGACCGGATCACGGCCGTCCGCACGCGTACTACCTGGCCATCGGCTTCCCGCCGGCGGCGAAGAGCTCCGCCTACCGGATGCGCGAGACCGCCAACCAGCTGTACGCGCACGGCTGGGACGTGACCGTGCTGACCATCTGCCAACAGGCGTGGGAACGCGAGTTCGGCCTGGACCACAGCCTCTCCGCGGACGTGCACCCGGCGATCCGGGTGGTCGAGCTGCCGCTGGAGCGCGCCGAGCTGGACACCGAGATCCGCCACTTCTCCCGGGCCCGGTCGCTCGACCCGGCGGCCTGGGCCGCGCAGGCGCGCGAGGAGCGGCTGACCACGTTCCCGGAGCCGTCGTTCGGCGGCTGGGCGCCCGCGCTCACCGAGGCGCTTCTCCGGCTGCACCGGCGGGACCCGGCCGACCTGCTGGTCACCACCTGCGCGCCGTACGTGACGCTGGCGCCCACCTGGGCACTGTGGGAGCGGCACCGGGTGCCGTACGTGGTCGACTTCCGGGACGGATGGTCGATCGACGTGATCGGCGGCGAGCCGGCCTTCCCGCCCGGCTCGATCGCCGGGCGCTGGGAGAGCCGGGTGCTCGGCTCGGCCCTGGAGGTGTGGACGGTCAACGACCCGATCGCCGGGCACTACCGGCAGCGCTATCCGGCGATCGCGGACCGGGTGCACGTGGTGCGCAACGGCTACGACGACGACAGCGTGCCGCGGACGTTCCGGACGCCGGACCCGGAACGCGGGCTGCGCTTCGGGTACCTGGGGACGATCACCTTCCCGGTGCCGCTGCTCACCGCGGTGCTGGACGGCTGGCGGATCGCCCGGACGGAGGATCCGCTGATCGGGAACGCCACGTTCGAGCTGCGCGGGCACATCGGGGCGGGGGCGGCGCGGGAGGACAACGCGTACGCGGAGATGCTGCGCGCGGCCGAGCCGGACGGTGTCCGGTTCGGCGGGCCGGTGCCGAAGGCCGAGGTGGCCTCGGTCTACGGCGCGTGGGACGCGCTGGTCTTCATCGTGTCCGGGGGACGGTTCATGACCTCGGGGAAGGTGTACGAGGCGTACGCCAGCGGGCTGCCGGTGGTCTCCGCGCACGAGGCCGACCACGACGCCTCGTTCGTGCTGGAGGGCAACCCGCTCTGGACCGGCGCGGTGGGGCAGGACGCGGACCGGCTGGCCGAGTCGTTCAAGACCGCCGCCAAGCTGGCCGTGACCGCCACCCCGGACCAGCGGGCGGCCACCCGGGCGGCGGCCACCCGGTTCGCCCGGGCCGCGCAGCTCGCGCCGGCGGTCCGCCGGGTCACCGAGGCGGTCCGATGAAGGTTCTGATCGTCAGCAACGGGGTGCCCGGACGGCCCGCGGTGCTCACCGACACGCTGCGCCGGATGCGCGCGTCCGGCGCCCTGGTCACCCTGGTCTCCGGCGCGCCGGCCGAGAAGATCCCGCTGTCCGCGGGCGACGCGGTGGTGCACGCGCTGCGGCCCGCCAAGCACCTGCCCCGGCCGGACAAGCGGGCGTACCCGGAGGCCGGGAAGGGCCGCAAGCTGTGGCTGCGCGCCCGGCACGACCAGCGGCTGCGCGCCCTGGTCCGGGCGGCCGACGTGCTGGTCGCGCTGGACCAGCACGCGGTGCACACGGTCTGGCAGCTGGCCCGGCGCAACCGGGCCGCCGACGGGGTCTTCGGGCTGGCCCCGGCGCTGCGGGCGGTCGCCGCCCGGGCCGCGGCCCCGGGCCGGTACCGGCTGCGCCGGCTGCTGCGCCCCGGGCCGTCCCCGGCCGTGGCGGCCGAGGCGCTCGGCGAGCGGGCCGATCGGCTGGTGGAGCGGGTGGCTCGCAAGGGAACGGGCCGCCGGGTGCTGCGGGACCCCCGCGGGCGGCGGGCCTGGCGGCTGCTGCTCGGCGCGCCGCTGCTCGGCGAGGCGCGGCGGCTCCGGTGGACCGAGCGGGTCGCCGAGCGGCTGATCGAGCTGGACCTGCCGGCCGAGGCGGGCGCGGTCCGGGTGGCCGCGGCCCGGCGCGCCCGGCACACCGTGGCCGGCGCGGACAGCCTGGAGACGGCGGCGCACGCGGAGTTCGCGGCCGGCCGGATCCCGGTGTTCCTGCGCGCGGCGGCCGCCGCTCAGCTGCACCTGGCCGACCGGGCGCTGGCCCGGGACGACCTGGTCGAGGCGACCCGGCGGTTCGCCAAGGTGATCCCGCTGCTGTTCAACCGGGCGGTGCACTTCGACTCGCTGACGTCGCCCAGCGCGCGGGATCCGTACGGATATCTCGGCGATCTGCACGCGAGCGCGACCGGACGGGCTCTCGCCGCCCCGCGCGGCCGGCTGGTCCCGGCGGCCCCGCCGCCGGCCGGACGGCCGCACCGGCTGCTCTTCGTCACGCACACCAACGTCTACTTCCTCACCGAGATCATCGAGCGTTACCGGAACCGCCCGGACGTCGAGGTACGCCACCTGGAGCTGACCACCGACCCGGACGTCACGCTGCTCAGCAAGCAGACCGGCCGGCTGATCCGGCACCAGCTCGGCGGCGCCTCGGATTACGGCGACGCGCTGCACGACGTGTTCGCGCCGGACCTGGAGTGGGCCGACACGGTCTTCGTCGACTGGTGCCTGGGGCACGCCGCGATGCTGGCCACGCTGGACCCCGGCACCGCCCGGGTGATCGTCCGGCTGCACAGCTACGAGGCGTTCACCGTCTTCCCGCACCTGCTCGACCTGTCCCGGGTGGACGACCTGGTGTTCGTCTCCGAGCCGCTGCGCGAGTTCGCCACCGCGGCGATCCCCCGGCTGCGGCAGTCCGGCGCGCCGCGCACCCCGGTGCTCACCAACGCGGCCCGGCTGGAGCGATACCGGCGGCCGAAGCCGGATGCCGCCCGGTTCACCCTCGGCCTGGTCGGGGTCGGCGCGATCGCCAAGGACCCGCGCTGGGCCTTCCGGGTGCTGCGCGACCTGCGCCGGCACGACGAACGGTACCGGCTGGTGCTGATCGGCAAGGAGCTGGACGAGGGGCCGAACCCGACCGCGGCCGCCTACTTCGCCGAGTACGCCGCGGACGTGGCCGACCTGGAGCGCCGGGGCGTGCTGCGCCGCACCGG
Above is a genomic segment from Actinoplanes ianthinogenes containing:
- a CDS encoding glycosyltransferase family 1 protein, with translation MKVLIVSNGVPGRPAVLTDTLRRMRASGALVTLVSGAPAEKIPLSAGDAVVHALRPAKHLPRPDKRAYPEAGKGRKLWLRARHDQRLRALVRAADVLVALDQHAVHTVWQLARRNRAADGVFGLAPALRAVAARAAAPGRYRLRRLLRPGPSPAVAAEALGERADRLVERVARKGTGRRVLRDPRGRRAWRLLLGAPLLGEARRLRWTERVAERLIELDLPAEAGAVRVAAARRARHTVAGADSLETAAHAEFAAGRIPVFLRAAAAAQLHLADRALARDDLVEATRRFAKVIPLLFNRAVHFDSLTSPSARDPYGYLGDLHASATGRALAAPRGRLVPAAPPPAGRPHRLLFVTHTNVYFLTEIIERYRNRPDVEVRHLELTTDPDVTLLSKQTGRLIRHQLGGASDYGDALHDVFAPDLEWADTVFVDWCLGHAAMLATLDPGTARVIVRLHSYEAFTVFPHLLDLSRVDDLVFVSEPLREFATAAIPRLRQSGAPRTPVLTNAARLERYRRPKPDAARFTLGLVGVGAIAKDPRWAFRVLRDLRRHDERYRLVLIGKELDEGPNPTAAAYFAEYAADVADLERRGVLRRTGQTGDVPGALAEVGVVLSTSVRESFHLGLIEGAASGAVPVVRDWPFFAGQRAGARSIFPADWVVRDPAEAVRRILDRTATEETWRAAGAAAADHALATWDWSVTATEYDELILGARPR
- a CDS encoding glycosyltransferase, translating into MADNRDVFLVVNSVDELGGLTKWAHDIAHLFTARGHRVTMIGVEPATDFRDYGSDLPFEKHTLHAEKLPRRHKVTGLAALNPAHARQVRRREQLFEGGVARLNELLRTGGPGSVVIAAQVWAAEWVVAADTTGMHVIGMSHESWAACKASSRFPRVLKYYGDMDMHLSLTEADSDAWARSGMSNVGAMPNPLMTVPKTKPTLDEKTLVTLGRLNHEKGMDLLLEAWAPVAARHPDWQLKVFGAGPDEQILRTQARDLGLDDTAIFQGTTTDIDGALSSASVYVLPSRAEGFPIAVMEAMAYGLPTVAFDCAPGIRELIEDEVSGGLVVTAGNVPGFTAGIERLIDDRELRAKLGSAGRESVQRYSPDSIMDRWEAVFTLLDR
- a CDS encoding glycosyltransferase yields the protein MKRPHPSIGRRWARVTGPRRRPDHGRPHAYYLAIGFPPAAKSSAYRMRETANQLYAHGWDVTVLTICQQAWEREFGLDHSLSADVHPAIRVVELPLERAELDTEIRHFSRARSLDPAAWAAQAREERLTTFPEPSFGGWAPALTEALLRLHRRDPADLLVTTCAPYVTLAPTWALWERHRVPYVVDFRDGWSIDVIGGEPAFPPGSIAGRWESRVLGSALEVWTVNDPIAGHYRQRYPAIADRVHVVRNGYDDDSVPRTFRTPDPERGLRFGYLGTITFPVPLLTAVLDGWRIARTEDPLIGNATFELRGHIGAGAAREDNAYAEMLRAAEPDGVRFGGPVPKAEVASVYGAWDALVFIVSGGRFMTSGKVYEAYASGLPVVSAHEADHDASFVLEGNPLWTGAVGQDADRLAESFKTAAKLAVTATPDQRAATRAAATRFARAAQLAPAVRRVTEAVR
- a CDS encoding glycosyltransferase family 4 protein codes for the protein MLVDNGVHGDSRVQKQARSAAEAGFEVTLLGRSPDGKEHTWTLGPAQVRLVPMPTPLHKRPHEFRRPWVAAPLAYPPTGVGTQRAQAVKAWKADLQVRRAMGPQGPAAALLRAESLAARATGKWVTLRRRQTTRSRAARKRLDTPADRLYTWFWQATLGDRSWRRIEPGLWDWELAYGKVVDGLDPDLIHANDFRMLGVGARAKIRARARGRDVKLVWDAHEFLPGVRPWTEHARWRLGHMAHEREYAPYADAVTTVSDDLAGMLRTAHGLRGTPRVILNAPAFDHGPEEPAEPGADLRAMCGVGPDTPLLVYSGAAAPQRGLDIMVEALPRQPGVHVALVTNNHHGAFLTGLGKRAGELGVRDRLHILSYVPHWQVVPMLAGADAGVIPIHHWPNHEIALITKFFEYSHARLPLVVSDVRTMAAAVRETGQGEVFRAQDLDDYLRAVRQVLADPQAYRAAYEKPGLLDTWTWDSQAEVLIDVYRGLLEERVG
- a CDS encoding nucleotide sugar dehydrogenase; amino-acid sequence: MRICVVGLGKIGLPLAVQFAGKGHTVLGADVAEPTVRSVNEGLVPFPGEADLDIRLKEAVTAGLLTATTDTSAAVARSDAVVVVVPLFVDDGGQPDFGWMESATRDIARGLRPGTLVSYETTLPVGTTRQRWAPLLREGSGLVAGEDFDLVFSPERVLTGRVFADLRKYPKLVGGVNATSAARGVAFYRAVLDFDERADLSRPNGVWDLGSAEAAELAKLAETTYRDVNIGLANQFARYAGTLGIDVHAVIEACNTQPYSHIHTPGIAVGGHCIPVYPRLYLWNDPAATVVRAAREANAGMPGYAVDLLAAALGPLTGRAVLVLGAAYRGGVKETAFSGVFPTVAELRRRGATAYVADPMYSEAELTALGLPAWTGEPVEAAIVQADHAEYRTLTPADLPGVTVLVDGRRITDPTRLAPIRRLLIGG
- a CDS encoding bifunctional glycosyltransferase/CDP-glycerol:glycerophosphate glycerophosphotransferase, coding for MVIVYNDAKRIATAVQSVLDQSLRSHEVIVVDDHSTDETPAVMEKIVAKHPDLVRFIRLPKNSGHCGAPRNAGVAQARGRFIMFLDSDDTLDRHACRNMVAEAERTEADLVIGRCVRVDVATGRETSWMPWLVHQKVVYSSIHEQPDLLYDVLSTNKLYRKDFLKRENLVFLEDRLYEDNLFSASAYLAAKKIAVIPQRIYNWMIETKAANLSITRRAADLRNITDRIAVTKQIDELLHAHDADELRLQKDIRFIENDLRVHLARLSQLPEENQQALVETARPYVQTLQEEAFRRAKPLPAMAAYLVRQGDHRGVAAVHDYLVNRGIKARLTTDLVIDGGRVYWTDRHLDDALGRDVLDVTEMGFQDRPISKLRLGSEIREVRLSGEKVVLTGVFTNPLGRIGAEGKPKARLIFENRRNKQRSFATGVKLAVGEHRVTWTASFDSAALLRPVGLVDPVWSVKLALHTGGEVANLALFADPEVMDQLKLPTRPRLSRLTADVFEAYQADGLNIAFRLAAEGSAAKAGASVITAVRDTHLGDRAWGLVAELQRTTRQKKNQRATKLSWYENVFTKMPIKKGSVVFESHMGKQYSDSPRAIYEEMKRAGIKFDPIWVHADPNPTGFPKDVKLVHRQSYAYLRALGTAEFWIDNQGFPHDLRKRAGTTYIQTWHGSAFKRMGFDQAAVKQQTEKQQERLQTAIDRFDYFLVRSEHDVRTLAKGLRIGAELLRVGYPRNDALVNNDNQAELAQLRKQLGLTDGRKVVLYAPTFRPEEVNRKSGLELPFDLGDFVHRFGEEVVLLIRPHYLVSFALPPAYEHSVRNVQHVHDVTPLMQIADALITDYSSLMFDYSLLDRPMIFHVPDYDDYVNTSRGAYFDLATTAPGPITQTSDELLAAVADLDGNLTAYAAKRREFVAEYGEFDTGQAAKAVVDHFFRTGNRRG